One Qiania dongpingensis genomic window carries:
- a CDS encoding LysR family transcriptional regulator, producing the protein MYNPQLETFIKVADAGSFNKAAEQSFITPTAVIKQINLLEAGLGVALFDRTHRGLTLTKAGKSLYRDSKYIIQYCRDSVVRAKNAMQQDEQIIRIGTSPMTPAQVLLALWPKIHEHYPNMKFQLVPFENTPENAKEILANLGQNIDIVAGIFDETLLDLRKCKGFELMRNPICCAVSINHPLAEKDRLKVTDLYGENLMLIHRGWSHYVDKLRDDLWVNHPQIKIIDFDFYNVSVFNQCENSNDILMAIDSWQSVHPLLKIIPVEWDYSIPYGLLHSPEPTKTVQDFLSIIQTIK; encoded by the coding sequence ATGTATAACCCACAACTTGAAACATTTATCAAAGTGGCTGACGCCGGCAGTTTCAATAAAGCGGCAGAACAATCCTTTATCACGCCTACGGCTGTGATTAAGCAAATAAATCTTTTAGAGGCAGGCTTAGGGGTAGCACTATTTGACCGCACACATCGTGGACTTACTTTAACCAAAGCAGGAAAATCTCTGTATCGGGATTCAAAATATATTATTCAATATTGCCGTGATTCCGTTGTTCGGGCAAAGAACGCCATGCAGCAGGACGAGCAGATTATTCGTATCGGCACCTCCCCTATGACTCCGGCACAGGTACTATTGGCACTATGGCCGAAAATTCACGAGCATTATCCTAATATGAAATTTCAGCTTGTACCCTTTGAAAACACGCCGGAAAATGCAAAAGAAATCCTTGCCAACCTCGGACAGAATATTGATATTGTTGCAGGAATTTTTGATGAAACATTGCTGGATTTAAGAAAATGCAAAGGTTTTGAATTGATGCGCAATCCGATTTGCTGTGCAGTTTCCATTAACCACCCGTTGGCAGAAAAAGATAGGCTCAAAGTTACTGACTTATATGGTGAAAACTTAATGCTCATTCATCGTGGCTGGAGCCACTATGTTGACAAGCTGCGGGATGATTTGTGGGTGAACCATCCGCAGATTAAGATTATAGATTTTGACTTTTACAATGTCAGCGTTTTCAATCAGTGCGAAAACAGTAACGACATTTTAATGGCGATTGATTCGTGGCAGAGTGTGCATCCGCTGCTTAAAATCATTCCTGTAGAATGGGATTACTCCATTCCGTATGGGCTGCTCCATTCGCCGGAGCCGACAAAAACTGTTCAGGATTTCCTTTCCATTATTCAGACAATTAAATAA
- a CDS encoding helix-turn-helix domain-containing protein encodes MEGEMDYISVKEAAEKWEISERRIQKLCEDGRIDGVERFGRSWMIPRNSKKPNDLRRRSTQQERR; translated from the coding sequence ATGGAGGGCGAAATGGATTACATATCAGTTAAAGAAGCAGCCGAAAAGTGGGAAATCTCGGAACGACGAATTCAAAAGCTGTGTGAGGACGGAAGAATTGACGGTGTTGAGCGATTCGGCAGATCGTGGATGATACCCAGGAATTCTAAAAAACCAAATGATTTACGAAGGCGTAGCACCCAACAAGAAAGGCGGTGA
- a CDS encoding DEAD/DEAH box helicase, with protein MNFNELNLRKEILRAISDMGYTEATDIQGAAIPSILEGRDVTGRSSTGTGKTAAFGIPIVQKTADNTDKASVLILSPTRELAVQITDEIRKYAKYLSNISVAAVYGGESMTNQIRMLKTARIVVGTPGRVMDHLRRKTLKLDHLQTVVLDEADEMLNMGFIDDIRCILESAPNEHQTILFSATLPPAIMKITEDFQTDTIIVKADKGQRTVSSIEQNYYLIPKERKDDALKLLLEYYRPKRALVFCNTKKMVDELSESLCESGFRAAGLHGDLKQSQRNIVMREFKSGRSGILVATDVAARGIDVDDVEAVFNYDIPQENEYYIHRIGRTGRAGKSGSSHTLVTNRKQLMQLREIERYVGMSIREKPIPTLESIAASGTAELADIIRRQVGKGIDQQYLALVSQLKEEGYSPETVAAALCERLQKKNKRLSSVQDVYPLVLGREKESRRRKPRYDNRDYGKKEFPKGFKGKKDGGHGKRRGPRFDY; from the coding sequence ATGAATTTTAACGAACTGAATTTACGAAAAGAAATCCTGCGGGCAATCTCAGATATGGGATATACGGAAGCCACCGATATCCAGGGAGCAGCCATTCCCTCCATATTAGAGGGCCGGGACGTCACAGGACGTTCCAGCACCGGCACAGGCAAAACTGCCGCATTCGGCATCCCCATTGTCCAGAAGACCGCAGATAACACGGACAAGGCCAGCGTTTTGATTTTATCTCCCACCAGGGAACTGGCGGTCCAGATAACCGATGAGATTCGCAAATATGCCAAATATTTGTCCAATATTTCCGTCGCCGCCGTATACGGAGGCGAATCCATGACCAACCAGATCCGGATGCTGAAAACCGCGCGGATTGTCGTGGGAACTCCGGGCCGGGTGATGGACCATCTCCGCCGCAAGACTCTGAAGCTTGACCATCTTCAGACCGTGGTTCTGGATGAAGCCGATGAAATGCTCAATATGGGCTTCATTGACGACATCCGCTGCATCCTGGAAAGCGCTCCGAATGAACATCAGACTATTCTTTTCAGCGCTACTCTTCCGCCGGCGATCATGAAGATCACCGAAGACTTCCAGACAGACACGATCATTGTCAAGGCAGACAAAGGACAGCGGACCGTTTCCAGTATCGAGCAGAACTATTATCTCATACCAAAAGAACGTAAGGACGACGCGCTAAAGCTTCTCCTGGAATATTACCGTCCCAAACGGGCGCTGGTGTTCTGCAATACAAAAAAGATGGTTGATGAGCTGTCCGAATCCCTCTGTGAATCCGGTTTCCGCGCAGCAGGTCTCCACGGCGACCTGAAACAGAGCCAGAGAAATATCGTCATGAGAGAATTCAAGTCCGGACGGAGCGGTATCCTGGTGGCCACAGACGTAGCGGCGAGGGGTATCGATGTGGATGATGTGGAAGCTGTCTTTAATTATGACATTCCTCAGGAAAATGAATACTACATCCACCGTATCGGCCGAACAGGGCGCGCAGGCAAATCCGGTTCCAGCCATACGCTGGTCACGAACCGCAAACAGCTCATGCAGCTGCGGGAAATCGAACGGTACGTCGGGATGTCCATCAGGGAAAAACCGATTCCAACGCTCGAGAGCATTGCCGCTTCCGGCACTGCTGAATTGGCCGATATCATCCGCCGACAGGTAGGCAAGGGCATTGACCAGCAGTACCTCGCTCTTGTCAGCCAGCTGAAGGAAGAAGGATACTCTCCGGAAACGGTTGCCGCTGCTCTCTGCGAACGGCTTCAGAAAAAGAACAAGCGTCTCTCTTCTGTCCAGGATGTCTATCCTCTGGTGCTTGGAAGAGAAAAGGAATCCCGCAGGCGCAAACCGCGGTATGACAACAGGGATTATGGGAAAAAGGAATTCCCCAAGGGCTTCAAAGGAAAAAAAGACGGCGGGCACGGTAAACGCCGGGGACCGAGATTTGATTACTAA